DNA sequence from the Chitinivibrionales bacterium genome:
CATCCTATGCTGACCGTGACCCGCAATTCTCTATCCGCCGATTTGATAATATGATTCTCAATTGTGGTCCGGATTCGTTCCGCGGTAATCATTGCGCCCTCATTAGTATTTTCGGGCAGAATAACAGCAAATTCTTCACCGCCATACCGTGCGGGGAAGTCATTATGCCGAATCGATTTTCTGATACACTGCGCAATTTCTTTAAGCACCAGGTCGCCGACCGGATGACCATAGGTATCATTAAAGCTTTTAAAATGATCGATATCCATCAGCAGCAGAGCAACTGTTCGCCGGTATCGTCTGGAACGTTCCATCTCATTTGAAAGCTGTTCCTGAAAAAAGCGATGGTTATTCAAACCGGTGAGCCCATCAGTGGTGGCCAACCGTTCCATTCGCTGGTAGAGCAACGCGCGGGTGATCGCTACCGAGGCATTACCGATCAGTGTTGAAAAAACCCGCTCCGATTCCTGAGTGAACTGGTTTGGGATACTACTCTCAACCGAAAGCAACCCAAGACACCGTGCTTCATCATCGAGAATCGGAAGAATCAGTATCGAACGAATCGAAGCGTCAGGAGGTTCATCAGGGAGAAAACGAAAATACTTACCTCGATACTGCTGAAAATCACCGATATTCACGATCTTTCTCTTCTGGAAGGCAAATGAATATATTCCGGTCGACAGAGGAAATTCAAACCTTTCCTTTACCATCCCTGTCGGATCGAACACTTTTGTGACCACGCCGGCCCTTTTTTGTCCATTAAAAACTATAGCCATTATTCGCGATGAATCGACCAGATGTTTTATCGTTTCGAGAAGAACGTCAAACACCTGATTAAAAGCCATCGCCGTGGTAAATTTCTGCGATGATTCATAAAAAATCTGGAATTGCCGGGCATTCTTTTCCTGACAAATTCTCATCCGGGCATTGGTAATCAGCGCCGCGGCGAGAGAGGAAAATCGGCGAAGAGTATCCCTGTGCTGATCGGTGAAGGCGCGCTTGTTCTTATTGTCAATAATTAATGCCCCCAGCAACTCCTTATCTGAGGAAAGAATTGGCGTCCCGCATATGGAATTCACCATTTCTTGACCGCTGTAATACAGGATTTTTTCCCCGTAGAGTGATAGATCACCGCTATTGAATGAACGTTTGTCCACGCCGATTTGGCCGATAATTCCTTTTCCTACAGGAATAGAAATATCCTTTTTGATAGAAACACTCTTTGAGAAAAAGGAATTTAATACAAACACCTGCCGTTCAGGATCAAAGATAAAACCCAGAGCGGAGTAGGCATCAAAATTGCGTCGCATGAAATAAACGACCGTCGACAAAAGACCTTCCACCTCCTCTTTGCCGGCTTGAGAAAAGGAACTGAGTGTAGTCGGTGAAGAGGACTCCTGGTCGGATCCCGGTTTTATTTCTTCCTTTTGAACAGGAAGCTGTTCTGCTGTATTTTTGGCATAGGCAATTATATCCGGAGAGATTCTTTTTCCCGAAGCTTTTTCTCGCCTGCCGAATTTGGCAATAAA
Encoded proteins:
- a CDS encoding diguanylate cyclase, with product MPFSTYLVGTAGVITLLWVLIGSLANWNVACNTRTFPGIMIIIIAAIHLTRNPSLVYPDNSPLLFLYYGLILLYASFGKILFWMLAVIVPLVFETGMLILHTGDSLDVTMMKLLPEISIMSLIGVFPFFIAKFGRREKASGKRISPDIIAYAKNTAEQLPVQKEEIKPGSDQESSSPTTLSSFSQAGKEEVEGLLSTVVYFMRRNFDAYSALGFIFDPERQVFVLNSFFSKSVSIKKDISIPVGKGIIGQIGVDKRSFNSGDLSLYGEKILYYSGQEMVNSICGTPILSSDKELLGALIIDNKNKRAFTDQHRDTLRRFSSLAAALITNARMRICQEKNARQFQIFYESSQKFTTAMAFNQVFDVLLETIKHLVDSSRIMAIVFNGQKRAGVVTKVFDPTGMVKERFEFPLSTGIYSFAFQKRKIVNIGDFQQYRGKYFRFLPDEPPDASIRSILILPILDDEARCLGLLSVESSIPNQFTQESERVFSTLIGNASVAITRALLYQRMERLATTDGLTGLNNHRFFQEQLSNEMERSRRYRRTVALLLMDIDHFKSFNDTYGHPVGDLVLKEIAQCIRKSIRHNDFPARYGGEEFAVILPENTNEGAMITAERIRTTIENHIIKSADRELRVTVSIG